The sequence below is a genomic window from Halomonas halophila.
GTGAAATATCGGTGATGTTGGAAAGCGAAAATAGGGTATTTGGAAGCGAACATCAAGCGGGCGTCATGCGAACCGCGTTGCCCCGAACGAGGGGGCTGGCGGCGGCGGAGGGCGGGCAGGGTGCGCTCAGGCGAGGTGCAGGGCGACGTCGTGCTGGCGAAGCAGTTCCTGGATGCGCTCAGAAGGCGGTCGGTCGGTGAACAGCGCATCGAGCTGGGAGAGGTTGCCCTGGCGCACGACGGGGTTGCGCTGAAACTTGGAATGGTCGGCGGCCAGGAAGACCTGACGAGAGTTCTGGATGATCGCCTGGGCCACGCGGACTTCCTGGTAATCGAACTCGAGCAGCGAGCCGTCTTCGTCGATGCCGCTGATGCCGATGATCCCGAAGTCGACCTTGAACTGATGGATGAAGTCGATGGTCGCCTCGCCGATGATGCCGCCGTCCCGCGAGCGGACCTGGCCGCCGGCGACGATAACGTTGAAATCTTCCTTGCGCTGGAGGATGGCGGCCACGTTGAGGTTGTTGGTGATGACCTCGAGGCCGCTGTGATCGAGCAGGGCTTCGGCAACGACTTCGTTGCTGGTGCCGATGTTGATGAAGAGCGAAGCGTGATCGGGGATATGCTGGGCGAGCAGATGCGCGATGCGCTGCTTGGCTTCCAGGTTCAGGTTCTTGCGCATCGCATAGGCGGTGTTGACCGTGCTGGATTCGAGGCCGGCGCCGCCGTGAACACGCCGGAGCTGGCCTTCCCCGGACAGTCGGTTGAGATCGCGGCGGATCGTCTGCGGGGTGACGGCGAAATGCTCGGTGAGCTGCTCGATGCTGGCGTAGCCCTGGCGTCGAACGAGTTCGACGATGCTGTCCTGGCGCTGCTGTGGGGTCATGCTAACTCCTTGAAGGTTGGCTATCTGCGCCAACCCGGACGCCGCTGCAGGCTGATGCTCGGCCCGTGGGGGCGCCGAAAGTCTTAGTCGTGAGGCGGCATCGCCAATTGAGTGCTATCAGTCGCTAGCGTAATCTTTTGATCATAATTGAACATTTTTCGGTGAAAAAGCGAAAGTGTTCCCGTGACAACGAGCCATCTCAGGATGCTTTCTCATGGCTTCTTACCTGCTTGCTATCGACCAGGGGACCACCAGCTCGCGCGCGATACTCTTCGATCGAGAGAGTCGCGGCATCGCGATGGCCCAGAGCGAGTTTCCTCAGCGGTTTCCGGCCGACGGATGGGTCGAGCACGACCCCGAAGCCATCTGGGAGAGCGTGCTGGCGACCTGTCGCGAGGTGATCGCCGAGCAAGGAGTGGCCATCGAGGAGATCGCCGGGATCGGCATCACCAATCAGCGGGAGACCACGCTGCTGTGGGATCGGGAAACCGGCAAGCCGCTTCACGACGCGATCGTATGGCAGGATCGGCGTACCGCCGAACACTGCCAGCGGCTTAGAGACGCCGGGCATGCCGAGCTGGTGCAGGCGCGTACCGGGCTTCTGATCGATCCCTATTTCTCGGCCACCAAGCTGGCCTGGCTGCTGGATAACGTCGAGGGTGCCCGGGAGCGAGCCGAGCGTGGCGAGCTGGCATTCGGCACGGTGGATACCTTCCTGATCTGGCGTCTCACCGGTGGCCGGGTGCACGCGACGGATGCGACCAATGCGTCGCGCACAGCACTGTTCGACATTCATTCGCAGCGCTGGGACCCGGATCTGATGGCGCTGTTCGATATCCCGGCCAGCCTGCTACCCGAGGTCAAGGACTCCAGTGACGACTTCGGTCGCACCGATGCCCATTGGTTCGGCGGCGAGCTGCCCATTGCCGGGGTGGCGGGTGACCAGCAGGCGGCCCTGGTGGGCCAGGCTTGCTTTCGCCCCGGCATGGGCAAGAGCACCTATGGCACCGGCTGCTTCATGATCGTCAACACCGGCGAGCGGGCGGAAGTCTCGCGGAATCGCCTGCTCACGACAGTGGGTTATCGCCTGAATGGCGTTCCGACCTATGCCATGGAGGGCAGTATCTTCGTGGCTGGAGCGACCGTCCAATGGCTGCGTGACGGGCTGAAGCTGTTCGCCGATGCGTCCGAGACCGAGTCCCTGGCGCGTGAGACCAAGAGTAGTAACAGCGTGTATCTGGTGCCGGCCTTTACCGGGTTGGGGGCGCCGCACTGGGATCCCAAGGCCCGCGGTGCGATCCTCGGGCTGACCCGAGACACCGGCATTGCCGATATCGTGGCCGCCGGCCTCCAGGCGGTCTGCTATCAGACGCGGGATCTGCAGGTGTGCATGAGTGACGACATGCGCACGCCGCCGGGCACCCTTCGGGTGGATGGCGGCATGGTGGTCAATGGCTGGGTGATGCAGTTTCTGGCCGACATGCTGGGCGTGCAGGTGGACCGTCCGGGCATTCTCGAGACCACGGCGCTTGGGGCGGCTTATCTGGCCGGTCTGCGACTTGGCTGGTACCGGGATCTCGAGGAGATAGCGGCACTCTGGCAGAGCGAGCGCAGCTTCTTCCCGTCAATGGAGGAGGGCGAGCGCGAGCGCCTCTATAGCGGTTGGCTGGAAGCGGTGGAACGCGTGCGCTGTGACCCTGAAGGTGCAGCGCCAAGCTCCTGATCCACCGTGACTTGTTTGTGTCGTGCCTGGAAAAAGCGCTTGCATATTTTTGCAGGGTCCGTAGAATACGCATCCGTTGTCACGGCACAGATCGCCGGAAACAGCGACAGTAGGACCATAGCTCAGTTGGTTAGAGCGCCACGTTGACATCGTGGAGGTCGGCGGTTCAAATCCGCCTGGTCCTACCAACGCGACATCGATAGCAGGACCATAGCTCAGTTGGTTAGAGCGCCACGTTGACATCGTGGAGGTCGGCGGTTCAAATCCGCCTGGTCCTACCATCGCGCCGCGACATCGACAGCAGGACCATAGCTCAGTTGGTTAGAGCGCCACGTTGACATCGTGGAGGTCGGCGGTTCAAATCCGCCTGGTCCTACCAGATTCCGCAAAAACGCCCCGAGGCTTACGCTTCGGGGCGTTTTTCGTTGTGCCTATGGCTCGGGCGGGGGGCGATGCGCTTCCGCCCGGCGGCATTTGCGGCCGCCGGGCGGAGCAAGTCCCTAGCCGAGATCGCTGCGCTCGATGAACACCTTCACCAGGGCCTCGAGGCCGGCCTGGTCGTCGGCGCCGAAGCGGCCGCGGGTCGGGCTGTCCAGGTCGAGCACGCCCCACAGGCGGTCGTTGACCACGATCGGGATCACCAGCTCGGCCCGGGAGGCGGCGTCACAGGCGATGTGGTCGGGGATAGCGTGGACGTCCTCGACGCGCTGTGTCTCGCGGGAGCGCGCCGCGGCGCCGCACACGCCCTTGCTGAACGGAATCGGATGGCAGGCGGGCTGGCCCTGGAAGGGGCCGAGCGACAGCACCTCGGGCTGGCGCTGCAGGTAGAAGCCGGCCCAGTTCAACTCGGGCACCTGCTGCATGATGAAGGCGCAGGTCTGGGCGCTGTTGGTCAGCCAGTCACGGGTGTCCAGCAGGGCGTCGAGCTGGCGGGCGAGCAGGGCGTAATCGGTCATGGTCTCTCCTTCAACGACAGGGGCCGGCTCAGCGGCCGGCCCCATCGGTAGCGTGATCTGCGATCGCGCTGGTCTGGCTCTTCGGTTTACTCGGCCTGTTCCGCTTCGTCGATCCAGCCGGGCACGGCGGCGCCGTCGAACAGCTCCTCGGCCTTGGCGGCCACTTCGTCGCTCTGGTAAGCGTCGACCAGCTGCTGGATCGCCTCGCGGTCCTCGTCACCGGCGCGCACGGCGATCAGGTTGACGTAGGGGGAGTCCGGGCCTTCCTTGATCAGGGCATCGTCCAGGCTCAGGCCGGCCGGCTGGGCGAAGGTGTTATTGATGAAGGCCATGTCCACATCGGGCAGCACGCGGGGCAGCTGGGCGGCCTCGATCTCGCGGAAGTCGAAGTCGTGCGGGTTCTCGACCACGTTCAGCGGGGTGGCCTCGAGGTTCGCCGGATCGTCCAGGGTGATCAGGCCCAGCTCGTGCATCAGGATCAGCGAGCGGCCCTCGTTGGTCGGGTCGTTGGGCAGGGCGATGGTGGCGCCGTCCGGCAGCGCGTCGATGCTGTCGAACTTCTCGGAGTAGGCGCCGATCGGATAGACGAAGGTGCGGCCGGCGATGGCGAAGTCGTAGCCGCGGTCGTCGATCATCGACTGCATGTACGGCTCGTGCTGGTAGGCGTTGGCATCCAGGCTGCCGTCGGCCAGCGCGGCGTTGGGCGTGACGTAGTCGGTGAACTCGACGATCTCGACGTCCAGGCCGTACTCGCGCTCGGCGACGTCGGCGGCGACCTGCATGACGTCGGTCTCGGGGCCGGCCACGGTGCCGACCTTGATGCCGTGCTCGTCGGCGTTGGCCTGGCCGATCGCGAGGGCCAGGGCGGAAGCGGCGAGGCCGCCGATCAGGATGCTGCGCATATATTAAACCTCCTATCGTATTGCTTTGATACTAAAGGAATAAGCAGGGTAATTTAAATATCTTTTCGTTATTTGACAGATGCCATCTCGAAGGGTGGCGCTGATTGACGTCGCGAGCGAAGACAGGCTGGTTGCCGCCGGAGCGCAGCTCCCGGAGTGTAGCCTGCTACATGAGGAGAGCGAGCACCGCCGGCGGCCAGGATGTCGAGCGCAGCAGTCAATCAGTGTCGGCCCTCACTTGTGATCGCTCTTGCGCACTAGATAGTCCCCCAGGCTCTGGAAGCCCTGCACCATGACCACCAGGATCACCACGGTGATGAGCATGATGGTGGGGTTGAAGCGATTGTAGCCGTAGCGGATGCCTAGATCGCCCAGGCCGCCGCCGCCTACCGCGCCGGCCATGGCGGAGTAGCTGATCAGGGTCACGACGGTCACGGTCAGGGCGGTGAAGATACCGCCGCGGGCTTCGGGAAGCAGCACTCGGGTGATGATCTGCCAGGGCGTGGCGCCCATGGACTGGGCGGCTTCCACCAGGCCCGGCGGGATCTCGTTCAGCGCGCCTTCGACCAGGCGTGCCACGAACGGGATGGCGGCGATGGTCAGCGGCACCACCGCGGCGTTGGTGCCGATGGAGGAGCCGACCAGGGTGCGGGTGAAGGGGATGATGGCCACCATCAGTATGATGAAGGGCACCGAGCGGCCGACGTTGGTGATGATGCCCAGCACGCCGTTGAGCGCCGGCTGGGCCAGTACCTGGCGGGGTCGGGTGACGTTGAGCAGCACGCCTAGCGGGATGCCCACCGCGGCGGAGATCAGTCCGGAGATCGCCACCATGTAGAGGGTGTCTAGGGTGGCTTCGAGGATCAGTTCAATCATCGCGCTGGACATGGCCGAGCACCTCCACCTTCAGGTCATGGGTTTCCAGGTAGGCGATGGCGCGACGCGTCTCGTCCGCGTCGCCCATCAGTTCGGCGATCATCAGGCCCAGGGTGCGATCCTGGATCGACTCCACCTTGGCCTGAAGAATGCTGACGTCGACGCCGCACTCACGGGCCAGCCGCGAGATCAGCGGCGTGGAGACGGCGTCGCCGGAGAAGGCCAGGCGTACCACCGGATGCGTCTTCGCACCGGGCGACTCCTCAAGGCGTTCGACCAGCGTGCGTGGCGGCTCGAGCTCGAGGAAGTCGTTGAGGAAGTCGCGCCCAAGCCGGGTGCCGGGGGCGGTGAAGAAGTCGCCGACGTCGGCTTCCTCGACCAGCTCGCCGCCGGAGATCAGGCTGACGCGATGGCAGATGGTCTTGACCACCT
It includes:
- a CDS encoding DeoR/GlpR family transcriptional regulator, with the protein product MTPQQRQDSIVELVRRQGYASIEQLTEHFAVTPQTIRRDLNRLSGEGQLRRVHGGAGLESSTVNTAYAMRKNLNLEAKQRIAHLLAQHIPDHASLFINIGTSNEVVAEALLDHSGLEVITNNLNVAAILQRKEDFNVIVAGGQVRSRDGGIIGEATIDFIHQFKVDFGIIGISGIDEDGSLLEFDYQEVRVAQAIIQNSRQVFLAADHSKFQRNPVVRQGNLSQLDALFTDRPPSERIQELLRQHDVALHLA
- the glpK gene encoding glycerol kinase GlpK; its protein translation is MASYLLAIDQGTTSSRAILFDRESRGIAMAQSEFPQRFPADGWVEHDPEAIWESVLATCREVIAEQGVAIEEIAGIGITNQRETTLLWDRETGKPLHDAIVWQDRRTAEHCQRLRDAGHAELVQARTGLLIDPYFSATKLAWLLDNVEGARERAERGELAFGTVDTFLIWRLTGGRVHATDATNASRTALFDIHSQRWDPDLMALFDIPASLLPEVKDSSDDFGRTDAHWFGGELPIAGVAGDQQAALVGQACFRPGMGKSTYGTGCFMIVNTGERAEVSRNRLLTTVGYRLNGVPTYAMEGSIFVAGATVQWLRDGLKLFADASETESLARETKSSNSVYLVPAFTGLGAPHWDPKARGAILGLTRDTGIADIVAAGLQAVCYQTRDLQVCMSDDMRTPPGTLRVDGGMVVNGWVMQFLADMLGVQVDRPGILETTALGAAYLAGLRLGWYRDLEEIAALWQSERSFFPSMEEGERERLYSGWLEAVERVRCDPEGAAPSS
- a CDS encoding GAF domain-containing protein, with product MTDYALLARQLDALLDTRDWLTNSAQTCAFIMQQVPELNWAGFYLQRQPEVLSLGPFQGQPACHPIPFSKGVCGAAARSRETQRVEDVHAIPDHIACDAASRAELVIPIVVNDRLWGVLDLDSPTRGRFGADDQAGLEALVKVFIERSDLG
- a CDS encoding MetQ/NlpA family ABC transporter substrate-binding protein translates to MRSILIGGLAASALALAIGQANADEHGIKVGTVAGPETDVMQVAADVAEREYGLDVEIVEFTDYVTPNAALADGSLDANAYQHEPYMQSMIDDRGYDFAIAGRTFVYPIGAYSEKFDSIDALPDGATIALPNDPTNEGRSLILMHELGLITLDDPANLEATPLNVVENPHDFDFREIEAAQLPRVLPDVDMAFINNTFAQPAGLSLDDALIKEGPDSPYVNLIAVRAGDEDREAIQQLVDAYQSDEVAAKAEELFDGAAVPGWIDEAEQAE
- a CDS encoding methionine ABC transporter permease translates to MSSAMIELILEATLDTLYMVAISGLISAAVGIPLGVLLNVTRPRQVLAQPALNGVLGIITNVGRSVPFIILMVAIIPFTRTLVGSSIGTNAAVVPLTIAAIPFVARLVEGALNEIPPGLVEAAQSMGATPWQIITRVLLPEARGGIFTALTVTVVTLISYSAMAGAVGGGGLGDLGIRYGYNRFNPTIMLITVVILVVMVQGFQSLGDYLVRKSDHK